In Gossypium raimondii isolate GPD5lz chromosome 12, ASM2569854v1, whole genome shotgun sequence, a single window of DNA contains:
- the LOC105763765 gene encoding eukaryotic translation initiation factor 4G isoform X3, with protein sequence MSFNQSRSDKSEQQYRKSGRSASFNQQRSSSGVYSKGAGGGPAPSRSPSSSSSLSSNRSLKKSSNAQGGQYRLNSPAVSSTESSSTSAARTKPNGAHLQPQLLGNAAQPVQSHTIQNSTRTVSNPPTSQPAAISSDTSFPSTSEKEDASKPFSLQFGSITPGFMNGMQVPARTSSAPPNLDEQKRNQARHDSSFKCVPNLPIPIPKQQLARKDSVATEQSSSGEVYPVPKIKKDAQPSPVPPANQTQKPSPLNIPMTSMQMPFHHQPHVPIQYGGPNPQIQSQSVTASSMQMPMHISLAMGNGPQVQQQVFVAGLQALPLPPQGMMHQGGGLSFTPSIGGHLPPQLGNLGMGITPQYSQQQGGKFGVPRKTTPVKITHPDTHEELRLDKRTDTRADGGSSVPRPHPNMPIQSQPIPSFAPSQSINYYSNSYNTKSGFYPPPSSRPLASNQIAPNAQGPRFSYPGSQGHQNISFMNSAATHGSLAVNKSVHLVRGSLESANVEPVRDAQNVMPFTTSGLTQVTVKPASVSAGEKFEDSSSSSILPSIEKAGALKPSTPASEVSSSEAQRDLDTCQESSAQQPKSGNESLTSESLPAAAKHSGGVPVPNLDESQTSSCVSSASDSTSRESTLVLASNEGKRREGLSRSNSIKNYQKKPGQEGQIQPPVQSTSTSNLATNPAECGVSSDGAVTEALEAKKALTSLAAVDVLSQSTRELPSINDALPSSLDPKTESKIESLNTVSSEVSGTGSKVDSFDIVQHAKIDGSSKLDERPRSEISGINEEEKHFPEEHLSSQLVPLKSTELKSDQDSASKVVATNIVVRTPGTEQRVHNEDLGGKVENAEATDSKDISTSRIADPTGVESSHVLMTFGSNPSSSPSNSYEMTATKTVISSHQSAPVPTPDLLESTSNYEGEGVLLTSSKDKPAPQLSRTKSTITSGRKKLKEILQKADAAGTTSDLYMAYKGPEEKKETVAPLASTEISSVGVNLKQASHEALQVDAIESEKITQSKAELDDWEDAADISAPNMETSDTDEQAHGGLASHEEDGSGNIKKKYSRDFLLKFAGQYTDLPQGFEIASDIAAALMASNVNASHAVDHDSYPSPGRKFDRQSSGSRVDRRASGIVDDDRWIRPPGSFGPGRDLRLDLGYGAVAGFRPVQGGNFGVLRHPRAQTPLPYLGGVPAGPMPHMSPHAGMQHSGPDADRWHRGVMYQQKGMIPSPQSPLQTMHRAERKYQVGKVADEEEAKQRQLKGILNKLTPQNFEKLFEQVKAVNIDNAGTLTGVISQIFDKALMEPTFCEMYANFCQCLAGELPDFIEDNEKITFKRLLLNKCQEEFERGEREQEEANKIEEEGEAKLSEEEREEKRIKARRRMLGNIRLIGELYKKKMLTERIMHECIKKLLGEYENPNEEDVEALCKLMSTIGEMIDHPKAKVHMDAYFEMMVKLSNNMKLSSRIRFMLKDAIDLRKNKWQQRRKVEGPKKIEEVHRDAAQERQAQSSRLARGPGFNAAARRASTDFSARGSILSSPGSQMDSFRGLQGQPHSSGAQDVRMDDRQSLESRTLSVPLPQRPTGDDSITLGPQGGLGRGMSFRGPSVMSSTPLANISPISVDSRTAGSNGFSSVSERMTYGPREDLMARFGSDRFAPTASYEQPSSQERGMHFGNRDSRTPDRSFARPLAASPSSQGQSSGFSQNIPPEKGCSEERLHDLSMEAIKEFYSARDEKEVALCIKDLNSSSFHPTMIALWVTDCFERKDMERDLLAKLLVNLTRSHDGVLSQAELVKGFESVLSTLEDAVNDAPKAPEFLGRIFGKMIVENVMSLKEIGRLIGEGGEEARQLVEIGLGGDVIGSTLGMIKRERGESVLNEIRGSSCLRLEDFRPSHPNRSRILETFL encoded by the exons ATGTCCTTCAATCAATCTAGGTCCGATAAAAGCGAACAACAATACCGAAAATCCGGGCGATCAGCCAGTTTTAATCAACAGCGGTCCTCCTCAGGCGTTTACAGTAAGGGCGCTGGCGGCGGCCCTGCCCCTTCGCGGTctccttcttcatcttcttctttgtcTTCTAATCGAAG TCTTAAGAAGTCTAGCAATGCACAAGGAGGGCAATACCGGTTAAATTCACCGGCCGTGAGTTCTACCGAGTCTAGTAGTACTTCTGCTGCCCGCACCAAACCAAATGGTGCTCATTTGCAACCCCAGTTACTGG GCAATGCTGCCCAGCCTGTTCAATCGCACACCATTCAGAATAGCACTCGAACTGTTTCAAACCCTCCAACTTCTCAACCTGCCGCCATAAGTTCTGACACTAGTTTTCCTTCAACCAGCGAAAAAG AAGATGCATCCAAACCATTCTCTTTACAGTTCGGGTCCATAACTCCTGGTTTCATGAACGGAATGCAG GTTCCAGCTCGAACTAGCTCAGCACCCCCAAATTTGGATGAACAGAAACGTAATCAG GCACGCCATGATTCTTCTTTTAAATGTGTGCCGAATTTGCCCATTCCCATTCCTAAGCAGCAGCTAGCAAGAAAGGATTCGGTTGCAACTGAGCAATCTAGTTCTGGGGAGGTTTATCCAGTGCCCAAGATAAAAAAAGATGCACAACCTTCTCCAGTACCCCCTGCAAACCAGACACAGAAGCCGTCTCCTCTTAATATACCGATGACATCGATGCAGATGCCATTTCATCACCAGCCTCATGTTCCCATTCAATATGGTGGGCCTAATCCACAGATTCAGTCTCAAAGTGTTACTGCCAGTTCAATGCAAATGCCAATGCATATCTCCTTAGCTATGGGAAATGGACCCCAGGTGCAGCAGCAAGTCTTTGTTGCAGGTCTTCAGGCTCTTCCATTGCCACCTCAAGGGATGATGCATCAGGGTGGGGGCTTGAGTTTCACACCATCCATAGGTGGCCACCTTCCGCCTCAATTGGGCAACTTGGGGATGGGCATTACCCCTCAGTATTCTCAACAGCAAGGTGGAAAGTTTGGTGTTCCACGTAAAACCACTCCTGTCAAGATTACTCACCCCGATACTCATGAAGAATTAAGGCTTGATAAACGAACAGATACACGTGCAGATGGTGGTTCTTCAGTTCCAAGGCCTCATCCTAACATGCCAATCCAATCCCAGCCAATTCCATCCTTTGCTCCTTCTCAGTCAATCAATTACTATTCCAATTCCTATAATACCAAATCTGGATTTTATCCGCCACCAAGTTCACGGCCATTGGCTAGTAACCAGATAGCACCTAATGCCCAAGGACCGAGATTTAGCTATCCTGGTAGCCAGGGTCATCAAAACATTTCTTTCATGAATTCAGCAGCTACCCATGGTTCATTGGCAGTTAATAAATCCGTTCATCTTGTTCGTGGCAGTTTAGAATCAGCAAATGTGGAACCCGTACGTGATGCACAAAATGTTATGCCCTTTACTACTTCAGGTTTAACACAGGTGACAGTTAAACCAGCTTCTGTTTCTGCCGGGGAGAAGTTTGAAGATTCCTCTTCTTCTAGTATCTTGCCTTCTATTGAAAAGGCTGGGGCACTAAAACCTTCTACACCAGCTAGCGAGGTTAGTTCATCTGAGGCTCAAAGGGACTTGGATACTTGCCAGGAGAGCTCTGCACAACAGCCAAAATCTGGTAATGAATCTTTAACATCTGAGTCATTACCAGCTGCAGCTAAACACTCTGGTGGAGTTCCAGTGCCTAACTTGGATGAGAGCCAGACATCTAGTTGTGTATCGTCTGCTTCAGATTCCACGTCTAGGGAGTCTACGCTAGTTCTTGCCAGTAATGAAGGCAAGAGGAGGGAGGGATTGAGCAGGTCAAActctataaaaaattatcagaAGAAACCAGGTCAGGAAGGACAAATTCAGCCACCAGTTCAG TCTACATCAACATCCAACTTGGCTACCAACCCTGCAGAATGTGGTGTTTCTTCAGATGGTGCAGTTACTGAAGCTCTAGAGGCTAAAAAAGCTTTAACATCATTAGCAGCTGTTGATGTTTTGTCACAATCTACCAGGGAATTACCATCCATTAATGATGCTTTGCCTTCTTCCTTAGACCCGAAGACAGAGAGCAAGATAGAAAGCTTAAACACTGTTTCTTCTGAAGTTTCTGGTACTGGCAGTAAAGTTGATAGCTTTGACATTGTTCAGCATGCTAAGATTGATGGTTCTTCCAAGCTGGATGAACGACCAAGGTCTGAAATTAGTGGAATTAATGAAGAGGAAAAACATTTTCCTGAAGAGCACTTATCTTCTCAACTGGTTCCCTTGAAATCTACAGAACTTAAATCTGACCAGGATTCTGCATCAAAGGTAGTAGCTACCAACATTGTTGTTCGTACCCCAGGAACTGAGCAGAGGGTACACAATGAAGATTTGGGAGGCAAGGTAGAAAATGCGGAAGCCACTGATAGTAAGGATATCTCTACCTCTAGAATTGCTGACCCTACTGGTGTCGAAAGTTCTCATGTTCTCATGACCTTTGGTTCCAATCCTTCTTCTAGTCCCTCTAATAGCTATGAGATGACTGCTACTAAAACTGTTATATCATCCCACCAGTCTGCACCTGTCCCAACTCCTGACCTCTTGGAGTCAACTTCAAATTATGAAGGGGAAGGTGTTCTGCTAACTAGTTCAAAGGACAAACCAGCGCCACAACTTAGTAGGACAAAGAGTACTATAACTAGTGGGaggaaaaaactaaaagaaattctTCAGAAAGCGGATGCTGCTGGGACAACTTCTGATCTCTATATGGCGTATAAAGGTCCTGAGGAAAAGAAAGAGACTGTCGCACCTTTAGCAAGTACAGAAATCAGTTCTGTTGGTGTTAATTTGAAACAGGCATCTCATGAGGCCCTTCAGGTGGATGCCATAGAAAGTGAGAAAATTACACAGAGTAAAGCTGAACTCGATGATTGGGAAGATGCTGCTGACATATCTGCACCAAACATGGAAACTTCAGACACTGACGAACAGGCTCATGGGGGATTAGCAAGTCATGAGGAAGATGGAAGTGGGAATATAAAGAAGAAGTATTCCAGAGATTTTCTTCTTAAGTTTGCAGGACAATATACTGATCTTCCACAGGGATTTGAGATTGCTTCTGATATTGCAGCGGCCTTGATGGCATCAAATGTCAATGCATCTCATGCTGTTGATCATGATTCATACCCTAGTCCTGGAAGAAAATTTGATAGGCAATCTAGTGGATCTCGAGTAGATCGCCGTGCTAGTGGAATTGTTGATGATGACAGATGGATTAGACCACCTGGTTCTTTTGGCCCTGGAAGGGATCTGCGGCTTGATCTTGGTTATGGTGCTGTTGCAGGTTTTCGGCCTGTCCAAGGAGGTAACTTTGGTGTTCTAAGGCACCCGCGGGCACAAACACCTCTTCCATATCTTGGAGGGGTTCCTGCTGGACCAATGCCGCATATGAGTCCACATGCAGGGATGCAGCACAGTGGGCCTGATGCTGACAGGTGGCATCGTGGTGTTATGTATCAGCAAAAGGGTATGATTCCGTCTCCACAAAGTCCACTGCAGACAATGCACAGAGCTGAAAGGAAGTATCAAGTGGGTAAAGTGGCTGATGAGGAAGAGGCCAAGCAAAGGCAGCTGAAGGGCATTTTGAACAAGCTAACCcctcaaaattttgagaaactCTTTGAGCAAGTAAAAGCTGTTAACATTGACAATGCAGGTACACTCACTGGTGTCATCTCACAGATCTTTGACAAAGCTTTAATGGAGCCTACTTTTTGTGAAATGTATGCAAACTTCTGCCAGTGTCTGGCTGGGGAGTTGCCTGATTTTATTGAAGACAATGAAAAGATAACTTTCAAGAGATTGCTGCTGAACAAGTGCCAGGAGGAATTTGAGAGAGGGGAGAGAGAGCAAGAAGAAGCAAATAAAATAGAGGAAGAGGGTGAGGCTAAGCTGTCTGAGGAAgaaagagaggagaagagaatCAAGGCTCGAAGACGAATGTTAGGTAACATTAGACTTATTGGGGAGTTGTACAAGAAGAAAATGTTAACTGAGAGAataatgcatgaatgcatcaagAAACTACTTGGTGAATACGAGAATCCTAATGAGGAAGATGTTGAGGCATTGTGCAAATTAATGAGTACGATTGGAGAAATGATTGACCATCCTAAGGCAAAGGTGCATATGGATGCTTATTTTGAGATGATGGTGAAGTTGTCAAACAATATGAAATTATCTTCTAGGATCAGGTTCATGTTGAAGGATGCTATTGATCTGAGAAAGAATAAATGGCAGCAGAGGAGGAAAGTTGAAGGGCCTAAAAAGATTGAGGAAGTGCACAGAGATGCTGCTCAAGAGCGACAAGCACAATCCAGTAGGCTTGCTCGTGGTCCTGGCTTCAATGCTGCTGCAAGGAGAGCATCCACGGATTTTAGTGCACGAGGGTCAATTTTATCTTCTCCAGGTTCTCAAATGGATAGTTTCCGGGGGCTGCAGGGTCAACCTCATAGTTCTGGGGCTCAGGATGTTCGCATGGATGACAGACAGTCTTTGGAGTCTAGGACTCTGTCAGTTCCCTTGCCTCAAAGACCTACTGGTGATGATTCTATTACTTTGGGCCCCCAGGGTGGCCTTGGTAGAGGGATGTCTTTTAGAGGACCATCTGTAATGTCCAGTACTCCCTTAGCTAATATTTCTCCAATTTCCGTAGATTCAAGAACTGCTGGATCAAATGGATTTAGTTCTGTATCAGAGCGCATGACTTATGGTCCTAGAGAGGATCTCATGGCAAGGTTTGGGTCAGACAGGTTTGCACCAACAGCTTCTTATGAGCAGCCAAGTTCCCAGGAACGTGGCATGCATTTTGGTAATAGGGACTCGAGGACCCCAGATCGCAGTTTTGCTAGACCTCTTGCAGCTTCACCTTCTTCACAAGGCCAATCATCTGGTTTCAGTCAAAATATTCCTCCTGAAAAAGGCTGTTCCGAGGAGCGTCTGCATGATTTGTCCATGGAGGCAATTAAAGAATTTTACAG CGCTAGAGATGAGAAAGAAGTTGCTTTGTGCATCAAAGATTTGAATTCTTCAAGCTTCCATCCGACGATGATTGCGCTATGGGTAACGGACTGTTTTGAGAGGAAAGACATGGAACGGGATCTTTTGGCGAAGCTACTTGTCAACCTGACAAGGTCCCATGATGGTGTATTGAGCCAGGCTGAACTTGTTAAAGG GTTTGAATCTGTCCTGAGTACATTGGAGGACGCAGTGAATGACGCGCCAAAAGCTCCAGAATTTCTGGGACGTATTTTTGGGAAAATGATAGTAGAAAATGTGATGAGTCTGAAGGAGATAGGACGGTTAATAGGTGAGGGTGGGGAGGAAGCAAGGCAGCTAGTGGAAATAGGGCTGGGCGGGGATGTTATTGGAAGCACCTTGGGGATGATTAAAAGAGAGAGAGGAGAAAGTGTGTTGAATGAAATTAGAGGTAGCTCCTGTTTGCGGCTGGAGGACTTTCGGCCTTCGCATCCCAACAGATCAAGgattttagaaacttttctttaa